Proteins encoded together in one Caldisericota bacterium window:
- a CDS encoding nucleoside-diphosphate sugar epimerase/dehydratase yields the protein RIIREKRNVNSKASSERREKGVLIIGAGDAGEKVIREIVAHPELNYRIVGILDDDERKKGGKIHGYTVFGKIDRLPYIVNEMGVDIVLIAIPSASKELLRKIVSLASDTPTEVKTLPGIWEIIGGEVNVSSIRNVQLEDLLSRPSIKTDTDSVKKYIKNGVVLVTGAGGSIGSEIVRQVAMFSPKKIILLDKGENGVFEIERELVDERNFHKEVPVICDIRDKDKVFKIFDEYKPDVVFHTAAHKHVPLMESNPDEAVTNNIFGTKNLLDAAVKYGTGRFVNISTDKAVDPTSIMGTSKRVTEKMLQYYAKDNPKAVFTSVRFGNVLGSAGSVIEVFKRQIRGTGILTVTDPKMERYFMLIPEAVQLVLQAGALGDGGEIFVLKMGDRVNVLELAKTFAKLSGFKVGKDVQIKITGNRGGEKILEELWDKEEAVEDTENPYILKIRPDDGVVKKEEFFEILDQLKTAAVDMDFGKVRKIFMEIIPEARLEA from the coding sequence AGGATAATCAGGGAAAAAAGAAATGTAAATTCAAAAGCCAGCTCAGAGAGGAGAGAAAAAGGTGTTCTTATTATTGGAGCAGGTGACGCAGGAGAAAAGGTAATAAGAGAAATTGTAGCACATCCCGAATTAAATTATAGAATTGTCGGGATCTTGGATGATGACGAACGGAAAAAGGGTGGCAAAATTCACGGCTATACGGTATTTGGCAAGATAGACCGTTTACCATATATCGTTAACGAAATGGGGGTTGATATTGTTCTTATTGCTATCCCATCTGCATCAAAAGAATTGTTAAGAAAAATTGTCTCTCTTGCTTCTGATACACCGACAGAGGTTAAAACATTGCCTGGTATCTGGGAAATTATCGGCGGGGAAGTGAATGTAAGTAGTATAAGAAATGTTCAGCTTGAAGACCTTTTATCGCGTCCTTCGATTAAGACAGATACTGATTCCGTTAAAAAATATATAAAAAATGGTGTTGTGCTTGTAACAGGTGCTGGTGGTTCTATAGGGTCGGAGATTGTGCGGCAGGTTGCAATGTTTAGCCCTAAGAAAATTATTCTTTTAGACAAGGGAGAAAACGGTGTATTTGAGATAGAAAGAGAGCTTGTCGATGAGAGGAATTTTCATAAAGAAGTCCCTGTGATATGCGACATTAGAGATAAGGATAAGGTATTCAAGATTTTTGATGAGTATAAGCCCGATGTTGTGTTTCATACTGCAGCGCACAAGCATGTGCCTTTGATGGAAAGCAACCCGGATGAAGCAGTAACAAATAATATCTTTGGCACAAAAAATCTTTTGGATGCTGCTGTAAAATATGGAACGGGTAGATTTGTTAACATCTCTACGGATAAGGCAGTGGATCCTACAAGCATTATGGGAACGTCGAAAAGAGTTACTGAAAAGATGCTGCAGTATTATGCAAAAGATAATCCTAAGGCAGTGTTTACAAGTGTGCGGTTTGGCAATGTGCTGGGCAGTGCAGGCAGCGTAATAGAAGTGTTTAAAAGACAAATAAGAGGAACAGGTATCCTTACCGTGACTGACCCGAAGATGGAGAGATACTTTATGTTGATACCCGAGGCGGTGCAGCTGGTGCTGCAGGCGGGGGCACTTGGAGACGGCGGAGAGATATTCGTTTTAAAAATGGGGGATAGAGTAAATGTATTGGAGCTTGCAAAAACATTTGCAAAGCTCTCCGGATTTAAAGTAGGGAAAGATGTGCAGATTAAGATTACGGGCAATAGAGGCGGAGAAAAAATCCTTGAAGAATTGTGGGATAAAGAGGAAGCGGTAGAGGATACAGAGAATCCGTATATTTTAAAAATAAGGCCAGATGATGGTGTTGTGAAAAAAGAAGAATTTTTTGAAATACTTGATCAATTAAAAACTGCTGCAGTGGATATGGATTTTGGTAAAGTCAGAAAAATCTTTATGGAGATAATCCCTGAAGCAAGACTGGAGGCATAG
- the galU gene encoding UTP--glucose-1-phosphate uridylyltransferase GalU has translation MKIKKAVIPVAGLGTRLLPATKSQPKEMLPVVDKPAVQYVVEEAVQSGVENILFVTGRGTRAIEDYFDYAAELEKELEARGKDELLEIVRNISNMISIFYVRQKQPKGLGDAIYHAKGFIKDESFGVLLADDIIDSEVPCLKQMADVYKSCPGIILGVMKVPIKDANLYGIVEGKKIGDRMYEVKGLVEKPEPMRAPSNIAIVGRYIFTSSIFESLEKTKPGKNGEVQITDAIRNLLVKEKVYAYEFEGKRFDVGDKIGYLKANIAFALKRKDIGEELRKYLERVLEE, from the coding sequence ATGAAGATTAAAAAGGCAGTAATACCCGTTGCAGGATTGGGTACGCGGCTACTTCCTGCTACAAAGTCACAACCTAAGGAAATGTTGCCTGTAGTTGATAAACCGGCTGTGCAGTATGTTGTGGAGGAGGCAGTTCAGTCTGGTGTAGAAAATATTTTATTTGTTACAGGACGTGGCACAAGAGCAATCGAAGATTATTTTGACTATGCTGCAGAGCTTGAGAAAGAGCTTGAGGCAAGGGGCAAAGATGAGCTCTTAGAGATTGTAAGGAATATAAGCAATATGATTTCTATTTTCTATGTCCGTCAGAAACAACCAAAAGGCCTGGGAGATGCTATTTATCATGCAAAAGGATTTATAAAGGATGAGTCTTTTGGAGTGCTCTTAGCTGATGATATTATTGACTCGGAGGTACCATGTTTAAAACAAATGGCAGACGTTTATAAAAGTTGTCCGGGAATAATATTAGGTGTTATGAAAGTTCCAATAAAGGATGCCAATCTTTATGGAATTGTAGAGGGTAAAAAAATTGGAGATAGAATGTATGAGGTAAAAGGCCTTGTGGAAAAGCCGGAGCCGATGAGGGCACCTTCTAATATTGCCATTGTTGGAAGATACATCTTTACATCATCTATTTTTGAATCTTTAGAAAAAACGAAACCCGGGAAAAATGGAGAGGTGCAGATTACTGATGCAATAAGGAACTTGCTTGTTAAAGAGAAGGTTTATGCTTATGAATTTGAGGGAAAACGTTTTGACGTAGGCGATAAAATAGGTTACTTAAAGGCAAATATTGCATTTGCATTGAAAAGAAAGGATATAGGTGAGGAATTAAGAAAATACTTAGAAAGGGTTTTAGAAGAATGA
- a CDS encoding ATP-binding protein, whose product MNKELLKEVILSNEDYINKTVGRIMGREGIVLPESLKKVVIFYGVRRSGKTFILFRLFKKYKNNSVYIDFEDDRLQGFKLKDFESLKEALLELKPELIGKKIVFLFDEVQNVNGWGRFCRRVIERENATVFVSGSSSKIMPYEINTALRGRSWNMEVFPFSFREYLRTKNIDPDKENIFYSTKKFIVKKYFLEYLNWGGFPEVLFAKSEFEKRKLLKEYLDAMFFKDLVERYEITNVQLIETLLDKLFSSFSTRISLTSFYKQYKDKFPFSKDLLFRYYKYILESMLVFEVKKFSESIYKRTRNPAKIYLVDIGLAKGLTSKDTGRKLENLVFLELKRRGYEVFYFDDKNECDFIAVKDGKFFPIQVPYELNKKNTDREMGGMTKACKLLDQKKGIIITYDEEESTKIDDISVDIVPIWKWILKKR is encoded by the coding sequence ATGAATAAAGAGTTGTTAAAGGAAGTAATTCTCTCCAATGAAGATTATATAAACAAAACTGTTGGGCGGATCATGGGACGGGAAGGCATTGTTTTGCCGGAATCATTAAAAAAAGTTGTAATTTTCTATGGGGTAAGGAGAAGCGGTAAAACTTTTATTCTTTTTCGCCTGTTTAAAAAGTACAAAAACAATTCAGTATATATAGATTTTGAAGATGACAGGCTGCAAGGATTTAAGCTGAAAGATTTTGAAAGTTTGAAAGAAGCATTGCTTGAACTAAAGCCAGAGTTGATAGGCAAGAAAATTGTATTTCTCTTTGATGAAGTACAGAACGTAAATGGATGGGGAAGGTTCTGCAGAAGAGTCATAGAAAGAGAAAATGCCACCGTATTTGTCAGTGGCTCTTCCTCTAAGATAATGCCCTATGAAATAAACACAGCGCTGAGAGGAAGATCCTGGAATATGGAAGTATTTCCTTTTTCTTTTAGAGAGTATCTGCGCACTAAGAATATAGATCCTGATAAAGAGAACATATTTTATAGCACAAAAAAATTTATTGTAAAAAAGTACTTTCTTGAATATCTCAATTGGGGAGGATTTCCCGAAGTTTTATTTGCCAAATCAGAGTTTGAAAAGCGGAAACTCCTTAAAGAATATTTAGATGCTATGTTCTTCAAAGACCTTGTTGAAAGGTATGAAATAACGAATGTTCAGCTGATAGAGACTCTCCTTGACAAATTGTTCTCTTCTTTTTCAACAAGAATTTCTCTTACATCTTTTTACAAACAATACAAAGACAAATTTCCTTTTTCAAAGGATTTGCTTTTCAGGTACTATAAATATATTTTAGAAAGTATGCTTGTATTTGAGGTAAAGAAGTTTTCTGAATCTATATACAAGAGAACAAGAAATCCTGCAAAAATTTATCTCGTAGATATAGGACTTGCAAAAGGGCTCACTTCAAAGGATACAGGTAGGAAATTAGAGAATCTTGTTTTCTTAGAATTAAAAAGAAGGGGTTATGAAGTTTTTTACTTTGACGATAAAAATGAATGTGATTTTATTGCCGTTAAAGACGGAAAATTCTTTCCTATTCAAGTACCCTATGAATTGAATAAAAAAAATACAGATAGAGAGATGGGAGGGATGACAAAAGCTTGCAAACTGCTTGATCAAAAGAAAGGAATTATTATCACTTATGATGAGGA